A portion of the Citrobacter rodentium NBRC 105723 = DSM 16636 genome contains these proteins:
- the pldB gene encoding lysophospholipase L2 → MFQQQKDWETRENAFAAFAMGPLTDFWRQREEAEFTSVDNLPVRFVRFCAGKNDRVIVICPGRIESYVKYAELAYDLFHEGFDILIIDHRGQGRSGRMLSDPHRGHVENFNDYVDDLTAFWQQEVQPGPWRKRYILAHSMGGAIATLFLQRHPHQCDAIALCAPMFGIMMRLPDWVVRHILDWAEGHPRFREGYAIGTGRWRALPFGMNLLTHSRQRYRRNLRFYADEPQLRVGGPTYHWVREGILAAEQVLAGAGDDATPTLLIQAEEERVVDNRMHDRYCEIRAAAGYPVEGEQPLVIKGAYHEILFEKDAMRSVALNAIVDFFNKHNSPAETALFRG, encoded by the coding sequence ATGTTTCAGCAGCAAAAAGACTGGGAAACAAGAGAAAATGCGTTCGCGGCTTTTGCAATGGGGCCTCTGACCGATTTCTGGCGCCAGCGCGAGGAAGCGGAATTTACCAGCGTGGATAATTTGCCGGTGCGTTTCGTCCGTTTTTGCGCCGGGAAGAACGATCGGGTCATTGTGATTTGTCCGGGACGTATCGAAAGCTACGTTAAATACGCCGAACTGGCCTATGACCTGTTTCATGAGGGCTTCGATATTCTCATTATCGACCATCGCGGTCAGGGGCGTTCAGGGCGTATGCTGTCCGATCCACATCGTGGTCATGTCGAAAACTTTAACGACTATGTGGATGATTTAACCGCGTTCTGGCAGCAGGAGGTCCAGCCGGGGCCGTGGCGGAAACGCTATATTCTGGCGCACTCAATGGGCGGCGCGATTGCGACGCTGTTTCTGCAACGTCATCCGCACCAGTGCGATGCCATCGCGCTCTGCGCGCCGATGTTCGGGATTATGATGCGTCTGCCCGACTGGGTGGTGCGGCATATTCTCGACTGGGCTGAGGGGCATCCGCGGTTCCGCGAAGGTTACGCTATCGGCACCGGGCGCTGGCGGGCGTTGCCGTTCGGCATGAATCTGTTAACGCATAGCCGACAGCGTTACCGGCGTAACCTGCGTTTTTATGCTGACGAGCCGCAGCTGCGCGTCGGCGGTCCGACCTACCACTGGGTGCGCGAAGGCATTCTGGCGGCGGAGCAGGTGCTGGCCGGGGCGGGCGATGACGCCACGCCGACGCTATTGATTCAGGCAGAAGAAGAGCGTGTGGTGGATAACCGCATGCACGATCGTTATTGTGAAATTCGCGCTGCGGCGGGGTACCCGGTCGAAGGGGAGCAACCGCTGGTCATTAAAGGCGCGTACCATGAGATCCTTTTTGAAAAGGACGCCATGCGCTCAGTCGCGCTTAACGCTATTGTTGATTTTTTCAACAAGCATAACTCACCAGCGGAAACCGCTTTATTCAGAGGTTGA
- the yigL gene encoding sugar/pyridoxal phosphate phosphatase YigL yields the protein MYQVVASDLDGTLLSPDHTLSPYAKETLKLLTARGVNFVFATGRHHVDVGQIRDNLAIRSYMITSNGARVHDMDGNLVFTHNLDRDIASDLFGVVNANPDIITNVYRDDEWFMNRHRPDEMRFFKEAVFNYSLFEPALLEPEGVSKVFFTSDSHEALLPLEQAINARWGDRVNVSFSTLTCLEVMAGGVSKGHALEAVAKAMGYSLADCIAFGDGMNDAEMLTMAGKGCIMGNAHQRLKDLYPQLEVIGINADDAVPHYLRDLFLR from the coding sequence ATGTATCAGGTTGTTGCGTCTGATTTAGATGGCACGTTGCTCTCGCCCGACCATACCTTATCTCCTTACGCCAAAGAGACGCTGAAGCTGCTGACCGCGCGCGGCGTTAACTTTGTTTTCGCCACCGGTCGTCACCATGTCGATGTCGGACAGATCCGCGATAATCTGGCGATCAGGTCCTATATGATCACCTCTAACGGCGCGCGGGTGCATGATATGGACGGTAATCTGGTGTTTACCCACAACCTGGATCGCGATATCGCCAGCGACCTGTTTGGCGTGGTAAATGCGAATCCGGATATCATCACTAACGTCTACCGTGACGATGAATGGTTTATGAACCGCCATCGTCCGGATGAAATGCGTTTTTTTAAAGAGGCGGTATTTAACTATTCGCTGTTTGAGCCTGCGCTGCTTGAGCCGGAAGGGGTCAGCAAAGTGTTCTTCACCAGCGATAGCCATGAAGCGCTGTTGCCGCTGGAACAGGCCATAAACGCCCGCTGGGGCGATCGCGTGAACGTCAGTTTCTCCACGCTTACCTGTCTGGAGGTGATGGCTGGCGGCGTCTCAAAAGGCCATGCGCTGGAAGCGGTAGCGAAGGCGATGGGCTACAGTCTGGCCGACTGCATCGCCTTTGGCGACGGCATGAACGACGCTGAAATGCTGACGATGGCGGGCAAAGGCTGCATTATGGGCAACGCTCACCAGCGGCTAAAAGATCTCTATCCGCAGCTGGAGGTGATCGGCATTAACGCCGATGACGCGGTGCCGCACTACCTGCGCGATCTGTTTTTACGTTAA
- a CDS encoding carboxylate/amino acid/amine transporter produces the protein MALLIITTILWAFSFSLYGEYLAGHVDSYFAVLVRVGLAALVFLPFLRTRGHSLKTAGLYMLVGAMQLGIMYMLSFHAYLYLTVSELLLFTVLTPLYITLIYDLMSRRRLRWGYAFSALLAVIGAGIIRYDQVTDHFWTGLLLVQLSNISFAIGMVGYKRLMETRPMPQHNAFAWFYVGAFLVAVVAWFALGNGQKMPQTSLQWGILVFLGVAASGIGYFMWNYGATQVDAGTLGIMNNMHVPAGLLVNLAIWHQQPHWPSFITGAAVILASLWVHRRWVAPRSAQTADDRRRDCAPSE, from the coding sequence GTGGCGTTACTCATTATTACCACCATCCTGTGGGCTTTCTCCTTCAGCCTGTATGGCGAATACCTTGCCGGGCATGTCGACAGCTATTTTGCCGTGCTGGTGCGGGTGGGGCTCGCGGCGCTGGTCTTTCTGCCGTTCCTGCGCACCCGTGGCCATAGCCTGAAAACGGCAGGGCTGTACATGCTGGTGGGCGCGATGCAGCTTGGCATTATGTACATGCTGAGTTTCCATGCCTATCTCTACCTGACGGTTTCTGAACTGCTGCTGTTTACGGTGCTGACGCCGCTCTATATCACCCTGATTTATGACCTGATGAGCAGACGTCGCCTGCGCTGGGGCTATGCGTTCAGCGCGCTGCTGGCGGTGATTGGCGCCGGGATTATTCGTTATGACCAGGTCACCGACCACTTCTGGACCGGCCTGCTGCTGGTCCAGCTTTCCAATATCAGCTTTGCCATTGGCATGGTGGGCTATAAGCGCCTGATGGAAACCCGTCCGATGCCGCAGCATAACGCTTTTGCCTGGTTTTACGTCGGCGCGTTTCTGGTGGCGGTGGTGGCCTGGTTTGCTCTGGGCAACGGGCAGAAAATGCCGCAAACGTCGCTCCAGTGGGGTATCCTGGTGTTTCTGGGCGTGGCGGCGTCAGGAATTGGCTACTTCATGTGGAACTACGGCGCAACCCAGGTGGACGCCGGTACGTTAGGCATTATGAACAACATGCATGTGCCGGCGGGACTGCTGGTCAATCTGGCGATCTGGCATCAGCAGCCTCACTGGCCGAGCTTTATTACAGGCGCGGCTGTGATCCTGGCTTCGCTGTGGGTGCATCGCCGCTGGGTCGCTCCGCGCTCCGCACAAACGGCAGATGATCGCAGGCGTGATTGCGCGCCGAGCGAATAA
- the metR gene encoding HTH-type transcriptional regulator MetR, with the protein MIEIKHLKTLQALRNTGSLAAAAATLHQTQSALSHQFSDLEQRLGFRLFIRKSQPLRFTPQGEILLQLANQVLPQISRALQACNEPQQTRLRIAIECHSCIQWLTPALENFRVKWPQVEMDFKSGVTFDPQPALQQDELDLVLTSDILPRSGLHYSPMFDFEVRLVLAPDHPLAGKTQVTPEDLASETLLIYPVQRSRLDVWRHFLQPAGVSPALKSVDNTLLMIQMVAAKMGIAALPHWVVESFERQGLVVTKTLGDGLWSRLYAAVRDGEQRQPVTEAFIRSARNHACDHLPFVRSAERPSGDAPTAKPGSQPRL; encoded by the coding sequence ATGATCGAGATTAAACACCTGAAAACGCTCCAGGCGTTGCGGAATACCGGGTCGCTCGCCGCCGCCGCGGCAACGCTACATCAAACCCAGTCCGCCCTGTCCCACCAGTTCAGCGATCTGGAACAGCGCCTTGGCTTCCGGCTGTTTATACGTAAGAGCCAGCCGCTGCGCTTTACGCCGCAGGGCGAGATTTTGTTGCAGCTGGCCAACCAGGTGTTGCCGCAAATTAGCCGCGCGCTACAGGCCTGCAATGAACCGCAGCAAACGCGTCTGCGCATCGCTATTGAGTGCCATAGCTGCATTCAGTGGCTGACCCCGGCGCTGGAAAACTTCCGCGTCAAATGGCCGCAGGTGGAGATGGATTTCAAATCCGGCGTGACCTTTGATCCCCAGCCTGCGCTGCAACAGGACGAGCTGGATCTGGTGTTGACCTCCGACATTCTGCCGCGCAGCGGCCTGCACTATTCGCCGATGTTCGATTTTGAGGTGCGTTTGGTGCTGGCGCCCGACCACCCGCTGGCCGGTAAAACACAGGTCACGCCGGAAGATTTGGCCAGCGAAACGTTGTTGATCTATCCGGTCCAGCGCAGCCGACTGGATGTCTGGCGACATTTCCTGCAGCCTGCGGGGGTCAGTCCGGCGCTGAAAAGCGTGGATAACACGCTGCTGATGATTCAGATGGTAGCGGCAAAAATGGGCATCGCCGCCCTGCCGCACTGGGTGGTGGAGAGTTTTGAACGCCAGGGCCTGGTGGTGACTAAAACCCTGGGCGATGGATTATGGAGCCGCCTCTACGCCGCCGTGCGCGACGGCGAGCAGCGCCAGCCGGTGACCGAAGCGTTTATTCGCTCGGCGCGCAATCACGCCTGCGATCATCTGCCGTTTGTGCGGAGCGCGGAGCGACCCAGCGGCGATGCACCCACAGCGAAGCCAGGATCACAGCCGCGCCTGTAA
- the metE gene encoding 5-methyltetrahydropteroyltriglutamate--homocysteine S-methyltransferase, with protein sequence MTIINHTLGFPRVGLRRELKKAQESYWAGNASREELLAVGRELRARHWEQQKQAGIDLLPVGDFAWYDHVLTTSLLLGNVPARHQNKDGSVDIDTLFRIGRGRAPTGEPAAAAEMTKWFNTNYHYMVPEFVKGQKFALTWTQLLEEVDEARQLGHRVKPVLLGPLTYLWLGKVKGEQFDRLSLLDDILPVYQQLLAELAKRGVEWVQIDEPALVLELPQAWLDAFKPAYEALAGQVKLLLTTYFEGVTPNLDTIAALSVQGLHVDLVHGKDDVAELHERLPADWLLSAGLVNGRNVWRADLTEKYAQIKAIVGERALWVASSCSLLHSPIDLSVETRLDAEVKSWFAFALQKCEELALLRDALNSGDTTAIREWSAPIQARRHSTRVHNAAVAKRLAAISKRDSQRANPYEVRAEAQRARFNLPAWPTTTIGSFPQTTEIRGLRLDFKKGNLDANHYRTGIAEHIKQAIVEQERLGLDVLVHGEAERNDMVEYFGEHLDGFVFTQNGWVQSYGSRCVKPPVVTGDVSRPEPITVEWAKYAQSLTDKPVKGMLTGPVTILCWSFPREDVSRETIAKQIALALRDEVADLEAAGIGIIQIDEPALREGLPLRRSEWDAYLTWSVEAFRLNAAVAKDETQIHTHMCYCEFNDIMESIAALDADVITIETSRSDMELLESFEEFDYPNEIGPGVYDIHSPNVPSVEWIEGLLRKAAQRIPAQRLWVNPDCGLKTRGWPETRAALANMVQAAQNLRQG encoded by the coding sequence ATGACAATTATTAATCACACCCTCGGTTTTCCTCGCGTTGGCCTGCGTCGCGAGCTGAAAAAAGCGCAAGAAAGCTATTGGGCGGGCAACGCGTCCCGTGAAGAACTGCTGGCGGTGGGGCGCGAACTGCGCGCCCGCCACTGGGAGCAGCAAAAACAGGCGGGCATTGACCTGCTGCCGGTGGGCGATTTCGCCTGGTACGACCATGTGCTCACCACCAGTCTGCTGTTGGGCAACGTGCCGGCTCGTCATCAGAACAAAGACGGTTCTGTTGATATCGATACCCTGTTCCGCATCGGGCGCGGCCGTGCGCCGACCGGTGAACCGGCTGCCGCAGCGGAAATGACCAAATGGTTTAACACCAACTATCACTATATGGTGCCGGAGTTTGTGAAGGGGCAAAAATTTGCGCTCACCTGGACTCAACTGCTGGAGGAAGTGGACGAAGCGCGGCAGCTGGGCCACAGGGTAAAGCCTGTATTGCTGGGGCCGCTGACCTATCTGTGGCTGGGTAAAGTGAAAGGCGAGCAGTTCGATCGTCTGAGCCTGCTTGATGACATTCTGCCGGTTTATCAACAACTGCTGGCTGAGCTGGCAAAACGCGGCGTTGAGTGGGTGCAAATCGATGAACCTGCGCTGGTGCTGGAACTGCCGCAGGCCTGGCTGGATGCCTTTAAACCGGCTTATGAGGCGCTCGCAGGACAGGTGAAGCTGCTGCTGACCACCTATTTTGAAGGCGTAACGCCGAATCTCGACACCATCGCCGCGCTGTCGGTACAGGGGCTACATGTCGATCTGGTCCACGGTAAAGACGATGTGGCAGAACTGCACGAGCGTCTGCCCGCTGACTGGCTGCTCTCTGCCGGTCTGGTAAACGGTCGTAACGTCTGGCGCGCCGATCTGACGGAAAAATACGCGCAAATCAAAGCGATTGTCGGCGAACGCGCGCTGTGGGTTGCTTCTTCCTGTTCGCTGCTGCACAGCCCAATCGATCTGAGCGTGGAAACCCGTCTGGATGCGGAAGTCAAAAGCTGGTTCGCTTTCGCCCTGCAAAAATGTGAAGAGCTGGCGCTGCTGCGCGATGCGCTGAACAGCGGCGACACGACGGCAATTCGCGAATGGAGCGCGCCGATACAGGCGCGTCGACACTCAACGCGCGTACACAACGCGGCGGTAGCGAAGCGCCTGGCGGCGATTAGCAAACGGGACAGTCAGCGGGCGAATCCATACGAAGTCCGTGCTGAAGCCCAGCGCGCGCGTTTTAACTTACCCGCCTGGCCGACGACCACGATCGGTTCTTTCCCGCAAACCACGGAAATTCGCGGCCTGCGGCTGGATTTCAAAAAGGGTAATCTGGATGCGAATCACTACCGTACCGGCATCGCTGAACATATTAAGCAGGCGATTGTTGAGCAGGAGCGACTGGGCCTCGACGTGCTGGTTCACGGTGAGGCTGAACGTAACGACATGGTGGAATACTTTGGCGAGCATCTGGACGGCTTTGTCTTTACCCAGAACGGCTGGGTGCAGAGCTACGGTTCGCGCTGCGTTAAGCCGCCGGTGGTGACTGGCGACGTCAGCCGCCCTGAACCCATCACCGTCGAATGGGCGAAGTACGCGCAGTCGCTGACCGACAAGCCGGTAAAAGGGATGTTGACCGGTCCGGTAACGATTCTCTGCTGGTCGTTCCCGCGTGAAGACGTGAGCCGTGAAACCATCGCGAAGCAAATCGCGCTGGCGCTACGTGATGAAGTAGCGGATCTGGAAGCCGCCGGGATTGGCATTATTCAGATTGACGAACCGGCGCTGCGTGAAGGGTTGCCGCTGCGTCGCAGCGAATGGGACGCCTATCTGACATGGAGCGTGGAGGCGTTTCGCCTCAACGCCGCGGTGGCGAAGGATGAAACGCAGATCCATACCCACATGTGCTACTGCGAGTTTAATGACATCATGGAGTCCATCGCCGCGCTGGATGCGGATGTGATTACCATTGAAACTTCACGTTCCGATATGGAATTGCTGGAGTCGTTTGAGGAGTTTGATTATCCGAACGAGATCGGGCCGGGCGTCTACGATATTCACTCGCCGAATGTGCCGAGCGTGGAGTGGATTGAAGGGCTGCTGCGAAAAGCGGCGCAGCGTATTCCGGCTCAGCGCCTGTGGGTTAACCCGGACTGCGGCCTGAAAACCCGCGGCTGGCCGGAAACCCGCGCGGCGCTGGCGAATATGGTGCAGGCCGCGCAGAATCTGCGTCAGGGGTAA
- a CDS encoding dienelactone hydrolase family protein — translation MTTSQQTGFAPAASPLASTTVHTPDDAILAGFTTIPSQGEEMPAYHARPKTSDTPLPVVIVVQEIFGVHEHIRDLCRRLALEGYLAIAPELYFREGDPNDFADIPTLINGLVAKVPDSQVLADLDHVASWASRNGGDAHQLMMTGFCWGGRITWLYAAHNPQLKAAVAWYGKLVGDKSLNSPKHPVDIATDLNAPVLGLYGGQDNSIPQDTVETMRQALRAANANAEIVVYPEAGHAFNADYRPSYHEESAKDGWQRMLAWFAQYGGKR, via the coding sequence ATGACAACATCACAACAAACCGGCTTTGCACCTGCTGCCTCTCCCCTTGCCTCGACAACGGTTCACACCCCGGACGATGCCATTCTTGCGGGCTTCACGACCATTCCCTCACAGGGTGAGGAGATGCCGGCTTACCACGCACGTCCGAAAACAAGCGATACGCCGCTGCCTGTGGTCATTGTAGTGCAGGAAATTTTTGGCGTGCATGAACATATCCGCGACCTGTGCCGCCGTCTGGCGCTGGAGGGATACCTGGCGATCGCGCCTGAGCTCTATTTCCGCGAAGGCGATCCGAATGATTTCGCCGATATCCCTACGCTTATCAATGGCCTGGTAGCCAAAGTGCCCGATTCCCAGGTGCTGGCCGACCTGGACCACGTCGCCAGCTGGGCGTCCCGCAACGGCGGCGATGCTCATCAACTGATGATGACTGGCTTTTGCTGGGGCGGACGTATTACCTGGCTGTACGCGGCGCATAACCCGCAGCTGAAAGCCGCCGTCGCATGGTACGGAAAACTGGTCGGCGATAAGTCGTTGAATTCACCGAAACATCCTGTCGATATCGCCACCGATCTCAACGCCCCGGTGTTAGGGCTTTATGGCGGGCAGGATAACAGCATTCCGCAGGATACCGTCGAAACGATGCGTCAGGCGCTACGCGCCGCTAACGCCAACGCGGAGATTGTGGTTTACCCTGAGGCTGGTCATGCCTTTAATGCCGACTATCGCCCGAGCTACCATGAAGAGTCAGCCAAAGATGGCTGGCAGAGAATGCTGGCGTGGTTTGCGCAGTACGGTGGTAAGAGATAA
- the udp gene encoding uridine phosphorylase — protein sequence MSGSDVFHLGLTKNDLQGATLAIVPGDPERVEKIAALMDKPVKLASHREFTTWRAELDGKPVIVCSTGIGGPSTSIAVEELAQLGIRTFLRIGTTGAIQPHINVGDVLVTTASVRLDGASLHFAPMEFPAVADFECTTALVDAAKSVGATTHVGVTASSDTFYPGQERYDTYSGRVVSRFKGSMEEWQAMGVMNYEMESATLLTMCASQGLRAGMVAGVIVNRTQQEIPNAETMKQTESHAVKIVVEAARRLI from the coding sequence ATGTCCGGATCGGATGTTTTTCATCTCGGCCTCACCAAAAACGATTTACAAGGGGCTACGCTTGCCATCGTCCCTGGCGATCCTGAGCGTGTGGAAAAAATCGCCGCGCTGATGGATAAGCCGGTTAAGTTGGCATCGCATCGCGAATTTACCACCTGGCGCGCAGAACTGGACGGCAAGCCCGTGATCGTCTGCTCGACCGGCATTGGCGGCCCGTCGACGTCGATTGCCGTAGAGGAGCTGGCGCAGCTTGGTATCCGCACTTTCCTGCGTATTGGCACGACCGGTGCGATTCAGCCGCACATTAACGTTGGCGATGTTCTGGTGACCACGGCGTCCGTGCGTCTCGACGGCGCAAGCCTGCACTTCGCGCCAATGGAGTTCCCGGCGGTGGCGGATTTTGAATGTACCACCGCGCTGGTTGACGCGGCGAAATCGGTCGGCGCGACCACGCACGTGGGCGTCACCGCCTCTTCCGATACCTTCTATCCGGGCCAGGAGCGTTACGACACCTATTCCGGGCGCGTGGTCAGCCGCTTTAAGGGCTCTATGGAAGAGTGGCAGGCAATGGGCGTGATGAACTATGAAATGGAGTCCGCCACGCTGCTGACCATGTGCGCCAGCCAGGGCCTGCGTGCGGGAATGGTGGCAGGCGTCATCGTCAACCGCACTCAGCAAGAGATCCCGAATGCTGAGACCATGAAGCAAACCGAAAGCCACGCGGTGAAAATCGTGGTGGAAGCGGCTCGCCGTCTGATCTAA
- the rmuC gene encoding DNA recombination protein RmuC, which translates to MDISIVIYAVIALVGIALGWLIASYQHAQQKADQLAEREDMVAALSAAKQELAQSEHWRDECELLNNELRSLRSINTSLEADLREVTTRMEAAQQHAEDKIRQMINSEQRLSEQFENLANRIFEQSNRRVDEQNRQSLNSLLTPLREQLDGFRRQVQDSFGQEARERHTLAHEIRNLQQLNAQMAQEAINLTRALKGDNKTQGNWGEVVLTRVLEASGLREGYEYETQVSIENDARSRMQPDVIVRLPQGKDVVIDAKMTLVAYERYFNADDEYTRESALQEHIASVRNHIRLLGRKDYQQLPGLRTLDYVLMFIPVEPAFLLALDRQPELITEALRNNIMLVSPTTLLVALRTIANLWRYEHQSRNAQQIADRASKLYDKMRLFVDDMSAIGQSLEKAQDNYCQAMKKLASGRGNVLAQAEAFRGLGVEIKREINPELAEQATSQDEEYRLRAVPEEHEKTLNYDDDGIKQQSL; encoded by the coding sequence TTGGACATCTCAATCGTAATTTACGCGGTGATAGCGCTGGTGGGCATTGCGCTTGGCTGGTTGATCGCCAGCTATCAGCACGCGCAGCAAAAAGCCGATCAGCTTGCCGAACGTGAAGATATGGTGGCGGCGTTAAGCGCGGCGAAACAGGAGCTTGCGCAAAGCGAGCACTGGCGCGATGAGTGCGAACTGCTGAATAACGAACTTCGCAGCCTGCGCAGCATTAACACCTCTCTGGAGGCGGATCTGCGTGAAGTCACCACGCGGATGGAAGCCGCGCAGCAACATGCGGAAGACAAAATTCGTCAGATGATCAACAGCGAGCAGCGTCTCAGCGAACAGTTTGAGAATCTGGCTAACCGTATTTTTGAACAGAGCAATCGCCGGGTCGATGAGCAAAACCGGCAAAGTCTTAACAGCCTGCTGACGCCGCTGCGTGAACAGCTGGACGGTTTTCGCCGCCAGGTGCAGGACAGCTTTGGTCAGGAGGCGCGCGAGCGGCACACGCTGGCGCATGAGATCCGCAATCTGCAACAGCTGAACGCGCAAATGGCGCAGGAGGCAATCAACCTGACGCGGGCCCTGAAAGGCGATAATAAAACCCAGGGCAACTGGGGCGAGGTGGTGCTTACCCGCGTGCTGGAGGCGTCCGGGCTGCGCGAAGGCTATGAGTACGAAACGCAGGTCAGCATCGAAAATGATGCCCGTTCGCGGATGCAGCCTGACGTGATTGTGCGTTTACCGCAGGGTAAAGATGTGGTGATCGACGCTAAAATGACGCTGGTGGCCTACGAGCGCTATTTTAACGCCGATGATGAGTACACCCGCGAAAGCGCGCTTCAGGAGCATATTGCCTCCGTGCGTAATCATATTCGTCTGTTGGGACGAAAAGATTACCAGCAGCTTCCGGGGCTGCGAACGCTGGATTACGTGCTGATGTTTATCCCCGTAGAACCGGCGTTTTTACTGGCGCTGGACAGGCAGCCCGAACTGATTACCGAGGCGCTGAGAAATAATATTATGCTGGTCAGCCCCACGACGCTGCTGGTGGCTTTACGTACCATCGCTAATCTGTGGCGCTACGAGCATCAAAGCCGTAACGCACAGCAGATTGCCGATCGGGCCAGTAAACTTTACGACAAGATGCGGCTGTTTGTGGATGACATGTCGGCGATTGGGCAAAGCCTGGAGAAAGCCCAGGATAACTACTGCCAGGCCATGAAAAAGCTCGCTTCGGGGCGCGGCAATGTACTGGCCCAGGCGGAAGCCTTTCGCGGATTAGGGGTAGAAATTAAACGCGAGATTAATCCGGAACTGGCGGAACAGGCCACCTCGCAGGATGAGGAGTACCGTTTGCGGGCCGTTCCCGAAGAGCATGAAAAGACACTGAATTACGACGATGATGGGATAAAACAGCAGTCGCTGTAG
- the ubiE gene encoding bifunctional demethylmenaquinone methyltransferase/2-methoxy-6-polyprenyl-1,4-benzoquinol methylase UbiE, with amino-acid sequence MVDNSQETTHFGFQTVAKEQKADMVAHVFHSVASKYDVMNDLMSFGIHRLWKRFTIDCSGVRRGQTVLDLAGGTGDLTAKFSRLVGETGKVVLADINDSMLKMGREKLRNIGIVGNVEYVQANAEALPFPDNTFDCITISFGLRNVTDKDKALRSMFRVLKPGGRLLVLEFSKPIIEPLSKAYDAYSFHILPRIGSIVANDADSYRYLAESIRMHPDQDTLKAMMQDAGFESVDYYNMTAGVVALHRGYKF; translated from the coding sequence ATGGTGGATAATTCACAAGAAACGACGCACTTTGGTTTTCAGACAGTCGCTAAAGAGCAGAAAGCGGATATGGTGGCCCACGTTTTTCATTCGGTGGCCTCAAAATATGATGTCATGAATGATTTGATGTCATTCGGCATTCATCGTTTGTGGAAGCGCTTCACTATCGACTGTAGCGGCGTACGCCGCGGTCAGACGGTTCTTGATTTAGCGGGCGGCACCGGCGACCTGACGGCTAAGTTCTCCCGCCTGGTTGGCGAAACCGGCAAAGTGGTTCTGGCGGACATCAATGACTCAATGCTCAAAATGGGTCGCGAGAAGCTGCGCAATATCGGGATCGTCGGCAATGTGGAATATGTCCAGGCCAACGCCGAAGCGCTGCCTTTCCCGGACAATACCTTTGACTGCATTACCATTTCTTTTGGCCTGCGCAACGTCACGGACAAAGACAAAGCTCTGCGTTCCATGTTCCGCGTGCTGAAGCCGGGCGGTCGCCTGCTGGTGCTGGAATTTTCCAAACCGATTATCGAACCGCTGAGCAAAGCCTACGACGCCTATTCCTTCCACATTCTGCCGCGTATTGGTTCTATCGTCGCAAATGATGCCGACAGCTACCGCTACCTGGCGGAGTCCATCCGTATGCATCCCGATCAGGATACGCTGAAGGCCATGATGCAGGACGCCGGGTTTGAAAGCGTTGACTACTACAACATGACGGCGGGTGTGGTTGCGCTGCATCGTGGCTATAAGTTCTGA
- the ubiJ gene encoding ubiquinone biosynthesis protein UbiJ: MPFKPLVTAGMESLLNTFLYRSPALKTARTRLLGKVLRVELKGFSTSLILLFGERQVDVLGEWAGEADCTVITYASVLPKLRDRQQLTALIRSGELEVQGDIQVVQNFVALADLAEFDPAELLVPYTGDIAAEGISKALRGGTKFLRHGLQRQQRYIAEAMTEEWRMAPGPLEVAWFAEETAAVDRAVDALTRRLEKLEAK; encoded by the coding sequence ATGCCTTTTAAACCCTTAGTGACCGCAGGAATGGAAAGTCTGCTCAATACCTTTCTGTACCGTTCACCGGCGTTGAAAACAGCGCGCACGCGTCTGCTGGGCAAAGTGCTGCGAGTGGAGCTAAAAGGCTTTTCGACATCTTTAATTTTGCTGTTCGGCGAGCGGCAGGTCGACGTGCTGGGAGAATGGGCGGGCGAGGCTGACTGCACCGTCATTACCTACGCCAGCGTGCTGCCTAAGCTTCGTGACCGACAGCAGCTTACCGCGCTGATTCGCAGTGGCGAACTGGAAGTGCAGGGTGACATTCAGGTGGTGCAGAATTTCGTTGCCCTTGCCGATTTAGCGGAGTTCGACCCCGCGGAACTGCTGGTGCCTTATACCGGCGATATTGCGGCCGAAGGGATCAGCAAAGCCCTGCGCGGCGGGACTAAATTTCTTCGCCACGGTCTTCAACGCCAACAGCGCTATATCGCCGAAGCGATGACTGAAGAGTGGCGAATGGCGCCCGGACCCCTTGAGGTCGCCTGGTTTGCGGAAGAGACGGCGGCGGTGGATCGCGCTGTCGATGCGCTGACCCGACGGCTGGAAAAACTGGAGGCTAAATGA